The Flammeovirga yaeyamensis genome segment AAAAATAGGCTGCTAAACCAAATGGAGTATCGTTTGCCAATTGTATTACTTCTTTAGTAGAAGAGAATTTGAAAATCGGCACAACAGGTCCAAAAATCTCTTCATGGTAGACCGACATGCTACTGTCAACATCAGTAAGTAGGGTAGGAAGATAAATATGATCGTTGGATGATGCAGTTTTTCCTCCATCAAGCAATTGAGCACCTTTCTTTACCGCATCATTCACAATGTAATTCACAAAATTAACCGCTCCTTGATCTATCATAGGACCAATAAGTACGTCCTCATCAAATCCATTGCCGACCTTCAACTTCTTGATTTCATCACTTAGCTTTTTTGTAAATTCAGCGTATACCTCTTCGTGAACAAAGAAACGATTGGAGCAAACGCATGTCTGACCAGCATTTCTAAATTTAGAAGCTATTGCACCGGCAACTGCTTTATCAATATCTGCATCTTTAAAAACAATAAAAGGAGCATTTCCTCCTAATTCCATCGATACCTTTTTAACTGTAGAAGCACAATCTTTAATCAATTGTTTCCCCACTTCAGTTGAGCCAGTAAACGATAGTTTTCGAACAATTGGACTAGAGGTTAATGCCTCACCAATTTCTTTTGTTCTATTGGAAGTAATAATATTCAACACACCTTTTGGAATTCCTGCTCTTTCTCCCAATTCGGCTAAAGCAAGAGCAGATAGAGGCGTATTTTTAGCAGGTTTGACGATGACTGTACAACCTGCAGCCAAAGCAGGAGCTACTTTACGAGTAATCATGGCGTTCGGGAAATTCCACGGAGTAATGGCAGCAACAACACCTACCGGCTGTTTGATGGTCACGATACGCTTATCACCTTGGTGACCTGGAATCGTGTCCCCATAAATACGTTTTGCTTCTTCGGCAAACCATTCTACAAAAGAGGCACCGTAGGCAATTTCTCCAATCGCCTCAGGTAGAGGTTTTCCTTGCTCTAAAGTCAAGATTTTCCCTAAATCCTCTTTGTATTCCATCATCAAATCAAACCACTTTCGAAGGATGCTAGATCTTTCTCCTGCAGTTTTCTTCTTCCAAGAGTGAAAGGCCACTTCAGCCGCTTTAATAGCTTCTTCTGTTTCTTCCTTTCCTAAATCAGGAACATCCGCAATAATTTCTTGATTGTATGGATTGTGTACATGAAAGTCCTTTCCTTCTTTAGAATTGACCCATTCTCCATTAATATAACAGGAGGTTTTAAATAGTGATTTATCTGTTAATTCCATGGTTATGTTACTTTGAGAGTGAAGTTAATGGAAAAAATTCAAATTGCTTCTGCTAAAGCGTTTTCAAAAATACGTAATGCTTGTTCGATTTGTGCTTCATTGACCACCAAAGGAGGAATCCAACGGATCACATTGGCATAACTTCCACAAGCCAACATCAATAACTTATTGTTGACACATTCGGTCAATACTTTTTTTGCCAATTCTGGTGATGGTGTACCATCTTCATTGATGAATTCTGTAGCCACCATTAACCCTCGACCTCTAACATCACCTATCATAGGATATTGTTGCTGTAGCTTCTTCAACCCCTCGATTAACTGATGACTTCTTTGGCGAACGTTTTCAAGAATATTTTCTTCTTTTATGGTATCGATGGTAGCCAATGCTGCAGCCATAGAGATGACAGATCCACCTCCGTAAGTACCGCCATGCGTTCCAGGAACCCATTTTTTCATGATCTTTTCCGTTGAAGCAATCCCAGAAATAGGCATTCCACTACCGAGTCCTTTGGCCATCACTAATATATCTGGAACAACATCACTTTGCTCAAAGCAGAAGAAAGTACCTGTACGGCCAAAACCACTTTGTACTTCATCGATAATTAATAAAATACCATGTTCATCACATACTTTTCTGAGATGTTGAAGGTAGCGTTTTGGAGCAGGAACATAACCACCTTCACCTAAAACAGGTTCGATGATAATGGCGGCAGTTTCATCTGGAGCTGACTGCCCTCTAAACACCAAATCCAATTGTTTAATTGCAAAATCAATGGCTTGATCTTCCGTCCATCCATATTGAAAATGATTTGGGAAGGGTGTAACAAAAATGCCCGATGGAAGAGGTTGATATTTATAACGGTACACGGTTTTTGAGGTCGTCATCGCCATGGTTAAATGCGTTCGCCCATGAAAACTGCCCTGCATCACAATTACATTTTGACGCCCAGTATATTGCTTGGCTAATTTCACACAAGCTTCCGTTGCTTCCGACCCACTATTGGAGAAGAAAAAACGGTTGAGAGGATTGGGGAGTAACTCATTCAGTTTTTCAGCCAATTCCACTGTCTTTGATGGAATCACGCAGTTCATCTGCCCAAAAATCAATTCTTGCGACTGATCTTGAATAGCTTGTACCACTTTTGGGTGACAATGACCAGTATTCGTCACACCAATTCCAGAAGTGAAATCCATGTATTCCTCTCCAGCCTCATCATATATATAAATGCCTTTGCCTCTTACAGCATTAATTTGAGTAAGGTGCGTCCAAACCGGCGATAATAATTCTTTTGTATCCATTAATGTGTTCATATTGATATTGAGTTTAAAGTGATAACCAAACTGCTTTTTCCTGAGTGTATAAGTCGATGGCACTTTTACCCATTTCTCGACCGTTACCCGACTGTTTATAGCCACCAAAAGGCACAGAAGGATCGAACATATCGTACCCATTAATCCATACAGTTCCAGATTGAATTTGATGGGCTACACGATGTGCTTTCGAAACATCTTTGGTCCATAAAGCAGCAGCTAATCCGAAAATGGAATGGTTGGCTCTTTGGATGATTTCTCCTTCATCTTTAAAAGAGGAGACGACCACCACAGGTCCAAAAATCTCTTCTTGTACTATTTTTAAATCGTCATTTTGATGAGAGAAAATAGTTGGAGAAACGAAATAACCCTCTTTTAAATCGCCTTCTAAACGATGACCACCAAACTCGAGTTGTGCTTCTTTTTTACCCAATGCTATATAACTAAGCACTCTGTTCATCTGGGTTTCTGATATTAGCGGTCCAAGATCTGGTGAGTCGATACCTTTTCCGATACTTAACTGAGAAGTTTTATCAATTAGTCCTTTGAGTACTTGATCATAGACTTTTTCGTGGATATATAATCTCGATCCAAGCGTACATTCTTGTCCACTATTATAGAAACTTGACCAAACCACACTTTCTATCACTTGATCAATATCAGCATCATCAAAAACGATATTAGGTGATTTACCACCCAGTTCTAGACTCACTTTCTTGAGATTACTTTCAGCAGCAGCGACCATGATTTTTTTGCCGACATCCGTAGAACCTGTAAAGCTAATTTTGGCTACTTTTTGATGTCGAGTAATGGCTTCTCCAGTAATCGCACCAGTACCTGTTACCACATTGAAATACCCTTTTGGGAAACCGGCTTCCATAATCAACTTCCCTAAATGAAGTGCAGTAAGTGGGGTTTGTTCAGCAGGTTTAAGAATACATGTATTTCCACAAGCAAGGGCAGGAGCGACTTTCCAAACGGACATCATTAATGGGAAATTCCAAGGAACAATGAGTCCAACCACTCCAAGAGGTTCTTGTCGAGTATAGACCAATTTGTTGGGTGAACTTACCGGAATTTGATCGCCATGAATCTTTGTGGTCCAACCCGCATAATATCTAAAATGATGGATACAAGAATCGACATCGTAAGCGGCTTTATCAAATGGCTTGCCGTTGTCTAATGACTCAAGATGCATTAAATATTCTTTATCTCTTTCCAGTAAATCAGCTACTTTGTGAAGTAACTGACCTCTTTCTGCAGGAGTTAGTGTATCATTTTCAAAAGCTAGTTGAGCACTATCAACTGCTATATCAATATCCTCTTTAGCTGCCAAAGGAACAGTAGTAATTTCCTGAGCATTGGCTGGGTTGATGACTGATAAACTTTCTTTATTATTGGCATCTACCCACTCGCCTCCAATAAGCATTTGCAAACGAGAAGGAATAATTATCTTTTCCATATTATACTTCTTCAGTTTCAAAAAATTCATTTAAAGGAACGAAAGGAAGATCAAAAGCTTCCGCCACAGGTTGGTTAACAACGTGACCTTGAATGATATTCAAACCTAACTTTAAAGCCTCATTTTCATCACACGCTTTTTGCCATCCATTATTGGCTAACTGAAGCACATAAGGTAATGTGGCATTGGTTAACGCAATAGTCGATGTATAAGGAACAGCCCCCGGCATATTGGCTACCGTATAATGTAGAATATCATCGATTAAATAAGTGGGTTGAGCATGTGTCGTAGGTTGAGTAGTTTCAAAACATCCGCCCTGATCTACGGCTACATCCACTAAAACAGTTCCTTTTTGCATGGAAGATAACATGTCTTTTGTGATTAATTTTGGTGCTTTTGCTCCGGGAATAAGTACGCCACCGATAATCAAATGATGGTTTTGTATGTGCTCTCTGATATTTAGTTCGTTGGCCATAACGGTATTGACATTGGCCGGCATCACATCGTCTAAATACCTTAAACGTTCCAAATTGATATCCATTATAGTGACGTTTGCACCCATTCCTGCAGCCATTTTTGCGGCTTCAGTACCCACAACTCCACCACCAAGAACAAGCACATTAGCCGGAGGTACACCGGGAACACCACCCAACAGAATACCCATGCCTTCCATCGGTTTTTCCAAATATTTAGCCCCTTCCTGTATCGACATTCTACCTGCTACTTCTGACATTGGAATTAAAAGTGGAAGCTTTTTGTCATTCGTTTGAACAGTTTCATAAGCCAAACAAACAGCTTCGGATTGAATCATCGCATGTGTCAATATTTCTGATGAAGCAAAATGAAAGTAGGTGAACACCAATTGATCTTTCTTAATCAGTTGATATTCGGCCTCAATAGGTTCTTTCACCTTCACAATCATCTCTGCTTTTTGATAAACCTCTTCAATGGTTGGTAACAACTCTGCACCAACTTTTTGATAATCATGATCAGCATATCCACTACCTAAACCGGCAGTCGATTGCACATATACCTGATGTCCATTTTTTGTTAACTCAAAAACACCTGAGGGAGTCATACCCACTCTGTTTTCGTTGTTTTTGATCTCTTTTGGGATACCAATAATCATAGCTTTATTTATTTGTGTTGTAATTGTAAACTAGCATGTAATAATACATTTGTACCTGCGATCACATCTTCCTTTTTGGCTGATTCTAATTCGTTATGACTCAACCCGTCTTTACAAGGAATGAAGATCATCGAAGTAGGGATAACCTTTGAGGTATACACCGAATCGTGTCCCGCACCAGAAATGATTCTTCGATGCGGATAGCCTAATGTTTCAGAGGCTTGTTGAACTGCATGCACACAGTTGTCATCGAAGACTACCGATTCGGAATGCCATATTTCCTCTAATTCAATGGATGATTTTGATTCTTTATCAATCGTTTGAATAACACTTAGAACAAATTCATGCATTTTGGTAAGCTGATCCTCATTAGGGTGGCGAATATCTAAAGAGATGCTCGCCTTTTCTGGAACTGTATTCTTCACTGCAGGAGAGGCATCAATATACCCAATAGTAATTCGGGCATCCTCTCCAAAAACCTCAGAAATTTTATACAATTCTGTTAAAAGGAGAGGGACACTTTGCATGGGATCGATACGGTAGTCCATAGGCGTAGGGCCCGCATGACATTCTTTGCCGCTAATATGAATATCATACCATCTGATACCTTGAACGCCCGTAACAATACCAATTTGCTTCTCTTCTCTTTCGAGTATTGGACCTTGTTCAATGTGAAGTTCCAAAGCATATTGAAACTCATTTGGCTTAACTGAATCAGTACCTTTATAGCCGATTGAGTTCAAAGCATCATGCAAAGTGATACCCTCTTTATCTTTCTGTTGGTAGGCATAGTCCAAACTGAATGTCTCCGAAAAAACACCTGAACCAATCATGGCAGGGGTAAATCGGGCACCTTCTTCATTGGTCCAAGAGGCCACCACTATATTTCTATCCGGAACATAATTTTGATCGTGTAAAGTATGTATTACCTCCAATCCAGCCAATACACCCATAACACCATCGTATTTCCCTCCAGTCGGTTGACTGTCTAAATGACTACCTAGCAATAGGGTAGGTAAATAAGGATCTTTTCCAGGGTAAGTCGCAAATAGGTTTCCCATAGCATCCACTCGAATACTACAGCCTAAACCTTTACACCAATCCTCGAAGAGTAATCTTCCTTTTTTGTCTTCCTCTGATAACGTGAGACGACATACCCCACCATTAGGAGTGCCACCGATTTGGGCGATTTCCATTAATCTATCCCATAATCGGTCACCATTAATTTTCATCATATCAATTCGTTGATTTACAATCGAAAAATTTAATTAATGCGTAAAGCTGATAATTAGCTTATTAAAGTTTGGGTATGACAATGAGGCCTTGATTAGCTACTTTTCTTTCAAAAAGAGCATAAAAAAGAGGCACTGTCAACCAACAGTGTGTTTGATATCATCACGTAATCTTAGCGGCGGGAATTACAGTAATGAGAAATTATTTTTCAACAGTATCAGCATGTTCAATTGCGTGTGCGGCCCACTTTCGAACATCCATATACATAGTAGTATTAGAATCGGTAATTCCTTCGATTGCATGAACCTTAGAAATTACGGTATCTAATAAATGCTTATTGTTTTTACAGGTCATATTGATCTCGATGTTGTAATTCCCGGAAGTGATAGCGACAAAACTTACCTCTGGAATTTTCACCAACTGATCGCAGACAGTATTTATCTTTTCTGCAGGGTGTACCTTAAGGTTTAAACGCGCATACGCTTCTAAACCTACTTTTAACGGATCGGCCCACCCGACGATATGTAGAATTTTACTTTCTACTAACTTTTGATACCTATTACGTATCATTCCTACTGAAACATTCATCTCGTTTGAAATATCTGTAAAAGATTTTCTCCCATCTTCTTTTAAATGAGATAAAACCTGAATGTCCATAGTATCTAGTTGAGCGTGCGTTATATCCATGTGAGTGTATAATTTTTATAAATGTCTGTATTAAATAAAATATTTGCAAATAATTTGATAAAAAATAAAATATTTGTATTCTTGTAACGGCTTAACTGAAATAAACATTAATAGAAATACAACCAAACACACAATACTATGAAAGTATTTAACTATCTATTGTTCATTTCTGCTATATTTTTTATCTCACTCAACGCACATGGACAAAATATCAAAGGGACTATCATCGATGGGGATTCTGGTACACCTATCGTAGGGGCTACAATTGTAGAAGTGGGTACTCAAAATGGTACAACTACTAATTTTGAAGGAAAATTTTCTTTGGTCTTATCTAAAAAAGAGACTCAGGTTAAAATAGAATTTATTGGATTTGAAGACATCACTAAAGATGTAAAAGAGGGTGATGTCTTAGATATAAAACTAACTCCCGATGAATTAACATTAGAAAGCGTAGTGGTTTCTGCGAATAGAGTAGAAGAAGATCTACAAACAGTAAGTGTGGCAGCCACTGTTATTACAGGCAAAGATTTAGAAGACATGTCTGTAAAGTCTACAGTAGAAGCTTTAAATACAGTACCTAACTTAATTACGGACTCTTATGGTCCATCTCAAACAAATATTTCTATTAGAGGTATTTCAACCAACTTCGATGGAGTAGGTCTTGAACAAGCAGTGGGTATGTACATCAACGATGTATATCAATCCAGAGCCTATGGCTTTAATGCGGTTATGATGGATATCGAAAGAGTAGAAGTTTTAAGAGGTCCACAGGGTACATTGTTTGGTAAGAATACGGTAGGTGGTGTAGCAAATATCATCACAGCTCAACCAAATATGGATAATGGTGCATCTATCGAATTGTCTGCTGGTAACTATAACTATATGCAAGCAAGAGGTATGGCAAATGTGATGTTGGTACCCGATAAGTTGGCATTTAGAGTAACAGGAGCTTATAATTATAGACAAGGTAGTTATGTAGAGCATTTATCTGAAGAAGGACAAGAGGCGAACAAAACAAAGTTTGGTGGAGCAAGAGGAGCATTATTATACAAACCTTCTTCTAAGGTCGATATCACTTTGGAAGGATACTATTATAATGATGCAAGTGCAGAAGCATCAATGACATATTTAAGTTCTCCTGATTTAGTGGCAGTAGATCCTGATTTATTTGCAGCAGATGACTGGGAAAACAGAAAAGCATCATTTAGTGAACCGTTTACGTTTAGTAGAGATCAATATGGTGCATCTGCCAAAGTGATAGCTCAAATGGGCACAGGAACTTTTTCTTCTATCTCAGCTTATTCAGCATCATCAGATCGTTCGATTCAGGATGTAGAAGTTTCACCAATTCCAGCCGTATATCTTGATAGAGGTCAGAAGTTTAATACTTTCACTCAGGAATTGAGATATAATTCAGATAAGTCGAAAAGATTCAGTTATATCGGAGGGTTATATGGAGTAAAAGAAACGATTGAGGGAAATGATATTGGTGTTACTCAAGAATTTCTACCTCCTTTATTAGGACCTGATTTTGGTATAGATGATCTATTTATTCCTGGTTATACAGAGGAAGTAAATAATTTGAGTACTATTGATAATACTTCTTTGGCTGCGTTTGTATCAGGTACTTTTAAATTTACACCTCAATTTAAAGCAACGGCAGGTGTTCGTTTCACACACGAATCGAAGGTGTTTAACACTCAACAAACTACGGTAGAATCTCAAGATGCCATCGATATGTTAGGATTCCCATTGGTGTATATGTTGGGAACACCTTACGACAATCAAGAATTCAAATCGGAAGATAATGTTATTACGGGTGATTTTGGGTTGAGTTATGAAATCAACCCCAACCATATGGTGTACGGTAAATTCGCCAGAGGTTTCAAAGGAACAGGTTACAACTTTGCTGTATCAAGTTATCTAAACTTAGAATCATTCATGATCGATCCAGTAGAAGAAGCGAATGTTTTATACAAACCAGAATACATCAATAGCTATGAGATTGGTTATAAATCATCATTTAATAATCGTCTGAGATTGAATGTAGCTGCTTACTACATCGATTATGAAAATAAGCAGGAATTACTTTTTGCAGGTTTAACCAACTTTATTGCTAACGCTGATAAATCGACGGGTTACGGTGGTGAAATTGAAGTTGATGCCATGCTATTCAAAGGCTTTAGAGTCAATTTAAATGGTGGTATCCAAAAGATGACTTACGATGAATTCAAAGTAGGTGATGTCGATTTGAGTGGTAATAAAATGGCCAAGGCACCAGAATTCACCATGTCGGTGACACCAGAATACACTAAAATATTTAACAACGGTTCTAAGCTTTTTGCCATGTTGAATGTATCGTATAATGGACAGTCATTTAACGATATCTACAATACAGAAAGTATCTCCAGAAAAGCGGCAGCCATAGTGAATGCTCGCTTGGGATATTCTATCAAGAACAGTCGTTACAACATTGGTATATGGGGCAAAAACTTAACGAATGAATTATACTTCGGACACGGTTTCCAAGGTTTAATTGGCGATTTCGTTTCCATCAACCAAGCAAGAACTTATGGTGCTGATTTAAAAATCAACATCTTCTAAGTCGCACTCCACAAGTAACATTACATCCAATAAACAGCACATATCTAAATTATCACTTATGTTTAATTTATCTATTGGACTTGAAGACGCAAGTAGACGTTTTCCAGGCAAGGAGGCAATTGTCTGCGGTCCAACACGACTAACTTTTAAAGAACTGAATGATGAAGCAAGTAAAATTGCTTCATCACTCCAAAAACATGGATTACAAAAAGGAGATCATGTAGCATTAAGTTGTCCTAATCTACATTACTTTCCAATGATATATTATGGCATCTTAAAAGCAGGTGGTGTGGTGGTTCCATTAAGTATTTTATTAAAAAATGATGAAATCAAATACCACTTGGAAGATGCAGATGCAAAATTTTATTTCTGTTTCGAAGGAGATGCACAATTACCGATGGGTAAATATGGTCGGAGAGCATTTGATACCACTCAGAGTTGTCAGTTATTAATTACTCTGGATGGGACATCAAATAATAAGGTGGAAAATGAGCTAACGTTGGAGGAATTTCTTGAGGATAGCAATACAGAGTACTCTACTCCTCAAATTCAATCCGATAATACGGCAGTCATCATTTATACATCAGGAACAACAGGACAGCCGAAAGGAGCGGAGTTGTCACATTCGAATTTAGGTTGGAATGCAAGTATGTGTCGTCACCTCTTTAAGTTGAAGGAAGAGGATAAGGCATTAACCGTGCTTCCGTTATTCCATATCTTCGGTCAGACTTGCTTGATGAACACAAGCATAATGCACGGAATTACCAACGTGATTATTCCAAGGTTTGATGCTGAATTGGTACTTAGTGCTATTCAACAAGAAGGGGTGAGCATTTTTGCAGGTGTACCAACCATGTATTGGGGATTACTTCATTTTAAAAATGAGAAATCAACAGTAAATATGGAACAGGTAAAAGCCAATTTAAGATTATGTATTTCTGGAGGAGCATCACTTCCTGTTCAGGTAATGAATGATTTTGAAGCCAAGTTTGAAATCCATATTTATGAAGGTTACGGCATGTCTGAAGGAGCACCTGTGGTTTCTTTTAATCACCCTGGTTTGAAAAGAAAATCGGGTTCTATTGGTTATCCTGTTTGGGGGGTTGAGGTAAAGTTAGTGGATAAACAAGGAGTAGAAGTGAAGCAAGGAGAAAGAGGTGAATTACTCTACCGTGGACACAATGTGATGAAAGGTTATTACAAACGCCCCGAAGCCACACAAAAAGTCCTAATAGATGGATGGATGCATTCTGGAGATGTCGCAAGACAAGATGAGGAAGGCTACTACTACATTGTCGATCGCACCAAAGATGTCATTCTTAGAGGTGGTGTCAATATCTATCCAAGAGAAATTGAGGAAGTGATGATACAACATGAAGCTGTTTCTTTAGTAGCTGTTATCGGCATTCATAACGATCGTCTAGGAGAGGAGATTAAAGCCTGTGTGGTATTAGAAGATGAACACGATATATCAAAGGAAGATTTAATTCAATGGACAAAAAGTAAGATAGCCGATTATAAGTATCCTAGGGAAATCGATTTCTTCGATGCTTTGCCAGTATCGGCAACTGGAAAAATTTTAAAAAGGGCACTAAGACATAACTAACAATGAAATTCAACAAAGAACTATGGGCAGCGTTTCTTCTCGGAAATGCAGGTCTTTTAATGATTTACCTTCTACCGATTATGGTTGGAGCAGTGTCTGAGCAATTT includes the following:
- a CDS encoding aldehyde dehydrogenase family protein translates to MEKIIIPSRLQMLIGGEWVDANNKESLSVINPANAQEITTVPLAAKEDIDIAVDSAQLAFENDTLTPAERGQLLHKVADLLERDKEYLMHLESLDNGKPFDKAAYDVDSCIHHFRYYAGWTTKIHGDQIPVSSPNKLVYTRQEPLGVVGLIVPWNFPLMMSVWKVAPALACGNTCILKPAEQTPLTALHLGKLIMEAGFPKGYFNVVTGTGAITGEAITRHQKVAKISFTGSTDVGKKIMVAAAESNLKKVSLELGGKSPNIVFDDADIDQVIESVVWSSFYNSGQECTLGSRLYIHEKVYDQVLKGLIDKTSQLSIGKGIDSPDLGPLISETQMNRVLSYIALGKKEAQLEFGGHRLEGDLKEGYFVSPTIFSHQNDDLKIVQEEIFGPVVVVSSFKDEGEIIQRANHSIFGLAAALWTKDVSKAHRVAHQIQSGTVWINGYDMFDPSVPFGGYKQSGNGREMGKSAIDLYTQEKAVWLSL
- a CDS encoding Zn-dependent hydrolase, whose product is MMKINGDRLWDRLMEIAQIGGTPNGGVCRLTLSEEDKKGRLLFEDWCKGLGCSIRVDAMGNLFATYPGKDPYLPTLLLGSHLDSQPTGGKYDGVMGVLAGLEVIHTLHDQNYVPDRNIVVASWTNEEGARFTPAMIGSGVFSETFSLDYAYQQKDKEGITLHDALNSIGYKGTDSVKPNEFQYALELHIEQGPILEREEKQIGIVTGVQGIRWYDIHISGKECHAGPTPMDYRIDPMQSVPLLLTELYKISEVFGEDARITIGYIDASPAVKNTVPEKASISLDIRHPNEDQLTKMHEFVLSVIQTIDKESKSSIELEEIWHSESVVFDDNCVHAVQQASETLGYPHRRIISGAGHDSVYTSKVIPTSMIFIPCKDGLSHNELESAKKEDVIAGTNVLLHASLQLQHK
- the ald gene encoding alanine dehydrogenase; this translates as MIIGIPKEIKNNENRVGMTPSGVFELTKNGHQVYVQSTAGLGSGYADHDYQKVGAELLPTIEEVYQKAEMIVKVKEPIEAEYQLIKKDQLVFTYFHFASSEILTHAMIQSEAVCLAYETVQTNDKKLPLLIPMSEVAGRMSIQEGAKYLEKPMEGMGILLGGVPGVPPANVLVLGGGVVGTEAAKMAAGMGANVTIMDINLERLRYLDDVMPANVNTVMANELNIREHIQNHHLIIGGVLIPGAKAPKLITKDMLSSMQKGTVLVDVAVDQGGCFETTQPTTHAQPTYLIDDILHYTVANMPGAVPYTSTIALTNATLPYVLQLANNGWQKACDENEALKLGLNIIQGHVVNQPVAEAFDLPFVPLNEFFETEEV
- a CDS encoding long-chain-fatty-acid--CoA ligase, which codes for MFNLSIGLEDASRRFPGKEAIVCGPTRLTFKELNDEASKIASSLQKHGLQKGDHVALSCPNLHYFPMIYYGILKAGGVVVPLSILLKNDEIKYHLEDADAKFYFCFEGDAQLPMGKYGRRAFDTTQSCQLLITLDGTSNNKVENELTLEEFLEDSNTEYSTPQIQSDNTAVIIYTSGTTGQPKGAELSHSNLGWNASMCRHLFKLKEEDKALTVLPLFHIFGQTCLMNTSIMHGITNVIIPRFDAELVLSAIQQEGVSIFAGVPTMYWGLLHFKNEKSTVNMEQVKANLRLCISGGASLPVQVMNDFEAKFEIHIYEGYGMSEGAPVVSFNHPGLKRKSGSIGYPVWGVEVKLVDKQGVEVKQGERGELLYRGHNVMKGYYKRPEATQKVLIDGWMHSGDVARQDEEGYYYIVDRTKDVILRGGVNIYPREIEEVMIQHEAVSLVAVIGIHNDRLGEEIKACVVLEDEHDISKEDLIQWTKSKIADYKYPREIDFFDALPVSATGKILKRALRHN
- a CDS encoding aspartate aminotransferase family protein; its protein translation is MNTLMDTKELLSPVWTHLTQINAVRGKGIYIYDEAGEEYMDFTSGIGVTNTGHCHPKVVQAIQDQSQELIFGQMNCVIPSKTVELAEKLNELLPNPLNRFFFSNSGSEATEACVKLAKQYTGRQNVIVMQGSFHGRTHLTMAMTTSKTVYRYKYQPLPSGIFVTPFPNHFQYGWTEDQAIDFAIKQLDLVFRGQSAPDETAAIIIEPVLGEGGYVPAPKRYLQHLRKVCDEHGILLIIDEVQSGFGRTGTFFCFEQSDVVPDILVMAKGLGSGMPISGIASTEKIMKKWVPGTHGGTYGGGSVISMAAALATIDTIKEENILENVRQRSHQLIEGLKKLQQQYPMIGDVRGRGLMVATEFINEDGTPSPELAKKVLTECVNNKLLMLACGSYANVIRWIPPLVVNEAQIEQALRIFENALAEAI
- a CDS encoding NAD-dependent succinate-semialdehyde dehydrogenase — translated: MELTDKSLFKTSCYINGEWVNSKEGKDFHVHNPYNQEIIADVPDLGKEETEEAIKAAEVAFHSWKKKTAGERSSILRKWFDLMMEYKEDLGKILTLEQGKPLPEAIGEIAYGASFVEWFAEEAKRIYGDTIPGHQGDKRIVTIKQPVGVVAAITPWNFPNAMITRKVAPALAAGCTVIVKPAKNTPLSALALAELGERAGIPKGVLNIITSNRTKEIGEALTSSPIVRKLSFTGSTEVGKQLIKDCASTVKKVSMELGGNAPFIVFKDADIDKAVAGAIASKFRNAGQTCVCSNRFFVHEEVYAEFTKKLSDEIKKLKVGNGFDEDVLIGPMIDQGAVNFVNYIVNDAVKKGAQLLDGGKTASSNDHIYLPTLLTDVDSSMSVYHEEIFGPVVPIFKFSSTKEVIQLANDTPFGLAAYFYGRDYAVIWKVSEALEYGMVGINTGMISTTVAPFGGIKESGFGREGSKYGIDEYLEIKYLCFGEVDDDEEY
- a CDS encoding Lrp/AsnC family transcriptional regulator, encoding MDITHAQLDTMDIQVLSHLKEDGRKSFTDISNEMNVSVGMIRNRYQKLVESKILHIVGWADPLKVGLEAYARLNLKVHPAEKINTVCDQLVKIPEVSFVAITSGNYNIEINMTCKNNKHLLDTVISKVHAIEGITDSNTTMYMDVRKWAAHAIEHADTVEK
- a CDS encoding TonB-dependent receptor, which encodes MKVFNYLLFISAIFFISLNAHGQNIKGTIIDGDSGTPIVGATIVEVGTQNGTTTNFEGKFSLVLSKKETQVKIEFIGFEDITKDVKEGDVLDIKLTPDELTLESVVVSANRVEEDLQTVSVAATVITGKDLEDMSVKSTVEALNTVPNLITDSYGPSQTNISIRGISTNFDGVGLEQAVGMYINDVYQSRAYGFNAVMMDIERVEVLRGPQGTLFGKNTVGGVANIITAQPNMDNGASIELSAGNYNYMQARGMANVMLVPDKLAFRVTGAYNYRQGSYVEHLSEEGQEANKTKFGGARGALLYKPSSKVDITLEGYYYNDASAEASMTYLSSPDLVAVDPDLFAADDWENRKASFSEPFTFSRDQYGASAKVIAQMGTGTFSSISAYSASSDRSIQDVEVSPIPAVYLDRGQKFNTFTQELRYNSDKSKRFSYIGGLYGVKETIEGNDIGVTQEFLPPLLGPDFGIDDLFIPGYTEEVNNLSTIDNTSLAAFVSGTFKFTPQFKATAGVRFTHESKVFNTQQTTVESQDAIDMLGFPLVYMLGTPYDNQEFKSEDNVITGDFGLSYEINPNHMVYGKFARGFKGTGYNFAVSSYLNLESFMIDPVEEANVLYKPEYINSYEIGYKSSFNNRLRLNVAAYYIDYENKQELLFAGLTNFIANADKSTGYGGEIEVDAMLFKGFRVNLNGGIQKMTYDEFKVGDVDLSGNKMAKAPEFTMSVTPEYTKIFNNGSKLFAMLNVSYNGQSFNDIYNTESISRKAAAIVNARLGYSIKNSRYNIGIWGKNLTNELYFGHGFQGLIGDFVSINQARTYGADLKINIF